In Yarrowia lipolytica chromosome 1F, complete sequence, a genomic segment contains:
- a CDS encoding uncharacterized protein (Truncated form of YALI0F11979g, some similarities with KLLA0E06479g Kluyveromyces lactis, similar to Saccharomyces cerevisiae RTG1 (YOL067C); ancestral locus Anc_3.152) produces MGSPPPSQTPGTKDGRPNKGTILIKSVEYIKKLQTVIDEQNQREIDMYERLNILERQLGIPETKLETSSAELALARLGIKDDLSPDQVVVKQEEEY; encoded by the coding sequence ATGGGCTCGCCACCGCCGTCGCAGACCCCTGGGACCAAAGATGGACGTCCTAATAAGGGCACCATTCTGATCAAGAGTGTTGAGtacatcaagaagctgcagaCGGTCATCGACGAGCAGAATCAGCGGGAAATCGACATGTATGAGCGGCTCAACATTCTGGAGCGGCAGCTAGGCATTCCCGAGACCAAGCTGGAGACGTCGTCGGCAgagctggctctggccaGATTGGGGATTAAGGATGACCTATCGCCGGACCAGGTGGTGgtcaagcaggaggaagagTATTAG